In Bacillota bacterium, the genomic window TGGTTGGTGCGCGCGCTTTTCTGCCTAACTTTTATACTACTACCAGTTTCTGCATTCTGCAAGCACTGTTATCCGGCCAGTCCTCTAATCATTCTCTAATTAGTATTCTTCTGATGCTTCTGGTTTTCCCCGTAGTTTCATCCGCCTCGATAACCACTGCGGAGAGCTGCCGCGGCCCCTTGGCTACCTCGAATTTCACGGGGATCTGGGTCAGAAAGCGGTCGAGTACGAGGTCGGTCTGGATCCCGATAATGGAATGATAGGGCCCAGTCATGCCCACGTCCGTAATATACGCGGTCCCACCGGGGAGCACCATCTCGTCCGCTGTCTGCACGTGGGTGTGCGTGCCAACCACCGCGGTCACCTTCCGGTCCAGGTACCACCCCATCGCCACCTTCTCGGACGTCGCCTCGGCGTGAAAGTCGACTACGACCACGCGCGCTTCGGCCTTGAGCCTGTCCACCTCGTCAGCAAGTTTCCTGAAGGGGCACTCGAGGAGAATGGTATTGAAGACCCGGCCGGCGGCGTTGACCACCGCCACCGGCGAACCCCCACCATCCACTATGATGGAGCCCTGTCCCGGGGCTTTTCCCGGGTAATTGAGCGGGCGTAGTATTCGCGGCTCGACGTTGATGTACTCGAGGAGTTCCTTCTTGTCCCAGACGTGGTTTCCCATGGTGATGACGTCGACGCCCGCGCCGAAAATCTCGTCCGCAGTATCGCGGGTAAGACCTATTCCTCCGGCAGCGTTCTCGCCGTTGGCTATGACAAGGTCAGCGCCGGTC contains:
- a CDS encoding TIGR00282 family metallophosphoesterase, coding for MIILFIGDIVGRPGRMMVEEHLVSLRRETGADLVIANGENAAGGIGLTRDTADEIFGAGVDVITMGNHVWDKKELLEYINVEPRILRPLNYPGKAPGQGSIIVDGGGSPVAVVNAAGRVFNTILLECPFRKLADEVDRLKAEARVVVVDFHAEATSEKVAMGWYLDRKVTAVVGTHTHVQTADEMVLPGGTAYITDVGMTGPYHSIIGIQTDLVLDRFLTQIPVKFEVAKGPRQLSAVVIEADETTGKTRSIRRILIRE